In Acomys russatus chromosome 9, mAcoRus1.1, whole genome shotgun sequence, the following are encoded in one genomic region:
- the LOC127193654 gene encoding keratin-associated protein 6-2-like, with protein sequence MTVCHHTVSSIADCPGKGGWRYDCGWRYDCWWRYDCGWRYDCGWRYDCGWRYDCWWRYDCWWRYDCGWRYDCGWRYDCGWRYDCGWRYDCGWRYDCGWRYDCGWRYDCGWRYDCGWRYDCGWRYD encoded by the exons ATGACAGTGTGTCATCACACTGTGAGTTCAATAGCTGACTGTCCAGGCAAG GGTGGGTGGCGCTATGACTGTGGGTGGCGCTATGACTGCTGGTGGCGCTATGACTGTGGGTGGCGCTATGACTGCGGGTGGCGCTATGACTGCGGGTGGCGCTATGACTGCTGGTGGCGCTATGACTGCTGGTGGCGCTATGACTGTGGGTGGCGCTATGACTGTGGGTGGCGCTATGACTGCGGGTGGCGCTATGACTGCGGGTGGCGCTATGACTGCGGGTGGCGCTATGACTGCGGGTGGCGCTATGACTGCGGGTGGCGCTATGACTGCGGGTGGCGCTATGACTGTGGGTGGCGCTATGACTGTGGGTGGCGCTATGACTAG